In Planococcus citri chromosome 4, ihPlaCitr1.1, whole genome shotgun sequence, the genomic window TATTGGTGAAATACATATAAGGCTGAAACATTTTAAACCGAAGTTTATATTTTTAGTTTGTGTATTACCATTATTAGGTATAAAATTACAATCTTTTTTTTATCGCTAGCGTGCACTTCTGTTTTTTCGACTGTTTTTGTAAAATGCGTTGAAATTCATcgcaaaaattaccagtatccCTAGTATTAATTATTGTATAAGTTTTTAGCAACGTTTGCattttatttcttgtttttttttcttttcttttttttttgtagcacaTCTGCAAGATGTaagcatatatttttttcctcaaatgtGATATTaacatttatattttcaaatgcGAACGTTTCCTTCGAGACAACCACCGAAACgcaatgaatgaattcgaatgaATGGTATTTCTCTTTTAGtgaatagaaataaaaaaaaaccgcgaactgaattaatttctttcataacgtaaataattatttattgaaaatgttatgtatattttatttattacctATCGTGTACagttttctctgtttttttttcctttgtcAATTTACTTAATCAGTTATGTGTAAATTGAGTAGATGTCACatcacattcaatttttttttagtttttttcatttatcatttctctttctcttttgttttgtaaaaatatgtatgttTGTTTTACGCGTTTAATCGTATTAACTATGTAGTTTGTCGAAtgatactcttttttttttttttttttttttttttttttttacgaattattGAAGCGAAACCGTTACCTACCCAATTCTGAAAAGACTACAAAAAACAATTCGATACTCTTAAGCGAAAAATTGTGCTCATGCCATAATCGCAAAGTGTATACACGCGTTAATTGACGcaaattcttttgaatttttggcaacatttgtTACCTAGAGTTGAACTTTGACATTGTTACTCGAGTCAATACGTATGATTTCGTTGAACTGCGAGAATACGAgatctatttttattattagcTCGTTGTACCTGCGAGACATGCGACGGTTTCGCTACAAATTTATCACCTAtaattttcttctattttatttttttcccctcatctTCTCTTTTTCTCTCTACCACGTAATGTACGTTTATTATTTGCTATACTGTTGAAGCGACAAAAATCATGATTGAAGTTCCTTCTTACTTTCATACCCATGAAGGCTTTTCAAATGGCACCGGATGTAGCTCTCATTTCATCGTGTTGAACGCgcacatcattttttatttttagtccAGTGGTGCaacgattataatcgatgctacATCGATCATTTCGCCCCAAAATAATGGATTAATCGGGCAGAAATTTTGCTATTCTGTTATTGATTGGAATAAAGTTACGtcatcaattatttttgaacaattatgtgaactgttttttattttcgttttttttttgctcaaaaaatcatgGCGATGAAAGAATTTAAGGGAGAAATGGAATATAAAGCTTTTCATAagaaattaatacctactataaatgaaaaaataaaatcaactcttgaagtaggtacctaattagaaaaattatgcaAAGGTCCAATTAATCGCATTGCGGACGATTATACTAAATAATCGACGAATATATTAATCTGTTATAGTCGATTAAAACAATTGTAATCGTTGCACCTCTGTTTTAGTCACACACATTCGTTCACTACATAAAATAATTACCTGCGTAGATTTTATATAAAGATATTCGTGTTTACGTACAATTTTGCGTGTAACATCGAAATGTATAgatattataatatgtattcgttttagtaatttttttttgttgatcgTATTTTTACGTATTCCAATGCTACAGTGTTGAAACATTCTTAAAATTTGTACTACGTaccttgaaaatataaaatttttccaaccgaGTATTATTTTGTGAGCGTGTTGTGATCATTGTGATGATAGGTAGGTGTGTGCAATGCAATTGTCAGTCAATTGTCAGTCACTCAATCGAAGAGAATACTGATAACTTGAAAAACATATTATCCATTTCAATTGcggaattgaattttaaaagtttaaaaatttcaatattttccaaagTGAGCATACGTCAGTCAATATTAacgatgaattcaaaatttgtaaagagtattgcatttttgattttattagtATACGTAtatgcgtaggtaggtaggcccTACATCTCTACCCTCTACCTACAGTATCTCTACCTTGCAAGTTGCAGGGATGTAgacttttttgcgatttttctaGCTCAACCTCAAAGTCGTCAATAATTGGTTTGGGTCgagaattttttccctcaatttcggatttaataaatttaaagaactttaaattcaacatttcattttacatttgaGATTCCAAACGCCATTGATAATGATCAGTCAGATCAGTGTCTCATGTCTGtctatttcgaaattttcgaatgttttcaattttttaactttgaactttgaagttctTGGACCCAATtctgacttcaattttttttaaattcaaaattgacaccTTATCTCGTAAGGAAAGAAAAACAACTGAACTATGTCTAGGGCTAGGGtactataattttttgaatttttaaaaattcttataaGTATTACTCATTACTCCCAATTGCAACCCATTCACCTGAATGCCTGCGAGCtgacaaaattaataaataattaataaaaataaaaaatatactttgtATGTTTATTTTTATGGACAACTGCAGCGCTAGTATCTGCCAGTATCTCATTTTCATTGTTTGTGTTTGTGTTTGTAGTTGTTATCAGCAAAGGCGAAAAAAACTTAGAAGCTGCGAAAGAGTTTTGATCTTAGTGATTCGCttgtttaattaataattttgccATTACAGATGTTGTACCGTGttgaataatattgaaaaaagatgTTTCCTGTAAAATGATgtctaagaaaaaaaagaagtcgtcgaaaaaagaaaaacacattAATTTTGAACCTAGTTCCGCATCCTTAGATTCTCATTACAGCACTAGAGATAGTAGCATCTCATCTGAAATCATGAATCAAAGGTTTTCTGGACAGTTATCAAAATATACGAATGTTGTTAAAGGATGGCAGTATCGATGGTTTTCGCTAGATCCAAATACCGGAATGTTGCATTATTATCTGGTAAGGTAAGATTGATGTGTTAGaatattcacaaaatgttgaaaCTCCACCTACAGCTCAACTTGGTCCATTCGATGATACGtgtggtaaaaaaaagttgatattgtttttttgtatttttcagtcCGAAAGTGAAAGTTCTGGTAATCCAAGAGCTGGTGTCCATTTACAAGGAGCTTTAATTTGTCCGAGTGATGAAGATTCACACACATTCACTGTAAATTCTTCCTCTGGCGAGGTATACAAGCTGAGAGCTACAGATGCTCGTGCTAGACAAGAATGGGTGAACAGACTAAGATCCGTCGCCGAACATCACTCATTTAATTTGACCAAAGTGCGTTCAATGAAGATCTTCGGTATTACTTACATAGATGCAGAGATTAATTTTAAATGTACTCTTTCAGTATATTGCTCCTCAAGATTGCGTAGAAATTTCATTACATTCTGGTGTTTTTGTGCACGGTAGTCACATACATTCTCCCGCCACAACGGAGTCATTTTCTTCAGCCAAAGAACATCTTGCTGAAGCCGaacaaaaatatgtcaaaatgtgTAAAGCCATCGAAGTTCTCCCTTCTCAAGGTAAATCAGTGTTGTACATGATTTattctatcaaaaattgacgaatatgCTCATctgaaaagtgtattttgttACTAACAGGTTCCCTTACTTGCATCGATCCGCATTTGTTGGTATTAAAATCGTATTCTCAATCATTAATTACTTCGTTGAGAGATTGCGTAGATATCTTGCAACGTACATTTGCTGCAGATTGTGGATTTCGCTCGGTGTCCGGTACATCAGATGTGAAACAAGCCACTGGTGCAACGTTTGTTTCTCacataaagaaaaaataatggaaagtACAATTTTCGTCATGCTTCCAGAATTTCTTCATATGCTATATTATTATTTATATGAACGTAACGAAGTATTAACCGttacagaattattttttatgcgcGTGTTATGTTACCCTACGGTCTATCTGTAATCATGTTATTCATATTTGGTTTTTGTGTTAGGTgcaattatttgaaaacattATGTTTCCATCGACGATAGCCcgttattattattgttgaagTATTACATAATAAATTTCTAAACTAATTTTTATCTCTGAAATTATTGCCCACTTCAAGAAGTCATGTCTACTATACCTATACGATAATTGATAAGTATATAGAAATGTACATAAATGTCGAATAGATAACATCAATCCTGCCAGCTTCAACTTCAAGTGCCTTCTGAGGCAATCACTCATAAGCTAATAATGACAATGAAATTACGACTACAGCTCAACAGTGATCAATGATCATGCATTGACAGCGCTCATACGTAGtgtacattcaatttttaactATGTCTTCCTCTTGTTATTCCACTTAATTTCTCGTAGAAAttataaattgaatgaaattcaacTCAGATTCTGTGTGGGTATCTAAAAACTGCCGAAATGACGAATTTACATTCttttatgaacaatttttccacTCTCTTCTGAACAAAACCATCTaaccaactgaaaaaaatggttataATCAAATGGACGGCCAATTAGACTGGTAGGTTCATCAACGAAATCCTGAACGTCATGTCACTTTATAAAACATTAATACAACGCaataaaaacactgaaaattcgcaaaaatcatTCTACTagtcaaaagaaaaaattttctattcaataATAATACTTAATAATGTTTGAAATATCACAATTAAAATGGCGATATGGTATTGAAATCGTTGTATAGCACAGTGAGACCAGAATAAATACTTCACTGAGAAGTAGGAAAGGCCATTACCtaatatttaattaaatttactttgtttcattcattttttgctatgtttttttcgttctgtccttttcaaataataatttaaaaaaaacaaaacagttcAGTGGGTAGGTAAAGTACTTAACttgataataaataaaaataaaatgcatcCGACATCGTAGCATCGTACACTTCATTGAattgaacgtttgaaaaaaatgtgtagatacctacttaattgaatGGTTTAACTTTAACTCAGATATACCtacaaaattgcaattttacaaTATCAGAAATGCTGAGGCCCATGATGTATTTCATTGTTAATATGTAAAAATCAGGTggtaaggtacctatatgcCAAAACATTCATATTATTTACACATGCACAAAACTTTTGCAATAATTGATAAGGATATTATTATAAACACAAAAACATACACTGAATTAATACTTTTTATCACTAAATATTCAAGAGTAACTGTAtagttgattgaaaaatggtatttcatCCAAGAATGCTGTTTTTAGTTTGGATTTGAAGTTGGAGTTGCAGCATCTGACAAcaagaaaaaagtaaatatcAATTAAGGATTATCAATTCAGAATGTGGATGTTGTTCTGTTGTAGGTATAGGATCTTCAATAATATCGTAGGGCAGTTAGCGAgaattttcgcgaaaaaaaatatgttggaaCACATCGATCAATGTCTCCAACCCATTTATAATTCTCGCCAGCTATGCCCAATAAGGTACCcatctacctacttacctaaattATCCGAATTTCGCCTGACATAATTCACATAAACGTAAGCCCCACCAATACTCAATACGATCAAAACTATCATAACTGATACTGCTGAAACGATGAAAGCTGTACTAGAACCagaatcagaaatttttgattctgcGTTTAAAATTGATTGCCAACTGTAATCTCTATTTTGGCACTGTTTTCTCAATTCCTTGGCTCTGGATAATGTGTAACCGGATTCTCGACACAATGCATCTGCAACAATATGACATGTGAAATTTGTTACcagcaaaaattaattacttaattGGAAACTGGTATGTTAAAGTTGTAAAGATTTTGTAAAATCTTGGTATCCATATTTACTCCTACATATGTATTGAAtgaacgaatgaaaaaattgggataCTGCATCTCAAGTaggaataggtataggtacctaattgaatcAGATCAACGTTGTACCTATCAATCAATGAATCATGCTCTAAACACACATTAGGCATGTATTTTCACTCACCGTTTACAACTGCATTGTTGCACCTGAATTTgccaataaattcaaaatttccgtcggtttcagcttttaaaaatgatacCCACTCTTTTAGTCTCAAACATTCGCAATTCCGATGTCGAGATCCCATACCAGAGTAATCGACGTTCAACTTTCGCAAATCGCACAAAGGCGCAATATCCTCTACCGTGAATTCATACAAGGGATTTTTCGATAAATCCAGTTCTTTTAGAGGTGGCGAAGGCCTGCTCAACAGCGGCATTTCGAATAAACGATTATTCGAGAAATCAAGTACTTCGAGTTCAGTGCAGCGTCGAAGATCGTACTTCGTATAGTCTTGATTAACCAATTTGAGATGTTTAAGCGACGCAGGTAATTTCCAAATGTGACGTTGCGTGTTCAAACCAGTGTCGTTGATTTCCAACCGTCTCAGTCCGTTTacattgaataaattatttctcattttatccCATTTGATCGGATCGCTTACGACGTCGTATGGAAAACTGAGATTTCTCGTAGCTAGCAATAACGATTCCAGACGAGTAGAGTACTTGAAGGTATCTTCTGCTTTAATTTTCAACGCACCCAGCGAATATTTACCATCCTTGGACGAATATCCCACTTTTATATCAAACAGCTGTAAGTAAAATGCAAACGTTAGAGACACAAATACACTAATTCGGTATCATTACCAATATTTTTATATCGTAAAAGCTGTTCACTTTTgcgtttttcaacgttttccaCGTTTTATCATCTCCTATTTCAAAAGCTTCCACAGCATCGTGTGGTTGAATTAGGCAATTGTAATAATTGGAACCCCACGACTGACGTTCTGTGCAATTcaaaggtttgaaatttttctcagccGCTTCTATTGCCACATCGAAGAGAAAAAGACATAACCCTAACCAATTGAGAAAAACATTGGTTGAAAATAAATAAGAGGAAAACATtatcataagtaggtacctgtatgATTATTCGCAAACTCACCTGCTGAAATGAGAAGGTTCATCTTGAAATGACGGTCGATTATCGATCCTACGAACAATTGTTTGGATAAATTATCAGCAAATAAACTGATAAGTACGTAATGCATAACTCAAACAGGGTAGCTTatttatttgtacatttttttataagttgaTATCACAACAATACGAGCACAGTGAGCACACGAAGAGTGCAATGGGTTTACTGAAATTATTGGGCAGCCTACAATTTCTTAAAATACCTATTatacgtgaaaaaataaactattcTTCTTTCTCATAAAAAGTTTTTAGAActctcaaaaattgccaattttttacaatttttagcaaatcaaatatttttgaattcccaatctttttaaattttagtcaaTAGAtaactttgttcatttttcaaagtactagcgatccccatggtcaaaattagattttatgGCTCCTAGATTTAGAAAACGTATtttaccccttcaattttcaagataggcaacttgtttatcttacaagtttttttttactcgtgaaCTCGGTAAAATCCATAGATATCTGAAGTATGTACTACACCATTCCCCGGACACCATGATTTCATATGTTCATTCTTTTGGATTTTCTCAACTCGGCACAATTGCAGGTATACATATAAGTAATTGTGTATTTAGATgccatgcaaaaaaaaactagaaaaaaaggTACGCTTaataaaaatgttggaaaattttattacagAGAAAGCAACAAACATACcttatgataattttgaatgatCAACTTATTCAAGTAAGTACAGTACATGTAAATAAGTATAAGCAAAGGTCAAATGAGATTAAGACATGCAATTCAGTATTATCATACCTTGTTATAAGCTAAgatgaaaattacctattttctacaataattaattacctacaaaaatataaacagttctttctacaatttttcacaatatctTGTATTATTCTTTTATGAAGGCTACTTCACTTTTGGCGAAACCATTGCCATGTCTTCGAGCTTTAAATTGACTTCCCCAATTGTGCTACTTCTTCCTGTCAAACAATGCTCCCTCCGAAGGAAAGCTTCATTCAAGGAATACTTTTCACCTAACACTTCTGAGCACTTCACATCTGAAATGATAAATAATGTTTTAAGGTTATTCCCCGTAATGCTTAGGTCTAGGTAATACCAAGGGTTTAATCCTTAAACGCCCAGGTGCATCCTAAAATGCGAagtaaaaatgctttcaataTCTTGAATTAGATCAACACAAGTTTCACTATGACTCacagtctcccccccccccgttaaAATCATTTCGGAAATGATGTGcttatttattttgattatcCTCCAAATCCGAAAAGGCAAAAAATCTTATTGGGTCAATTCTGGAACTGTATGATGTGGTTTTATTGGGTTTTATTcgatgtaatgaatgagtgaaagcatactTTGGATACCACCTCACCTCTTtttggggaacattttttgacagaaGTTGGAATAAAATACGAGGACCAATGCTCCTTTTTTGGATGAACACATTGGTTGTTGAgctttcataaaatgaaatcaggatttttgttgttttttttttacaaatttgatttGCTTTTCAATCAAACGATGGAACGTGTTAACTTTTGTCAGTATTTTTTCCtcgcaaccccccccccccccctccacccctcCAAATTTTGTAGTAAGTATTTGAAACCAATTGGAGAGTTGAGCAGGCTAGAGACCAACGTCGCAGTTACCCAGcagaagtacgagtaggtacatagcaAGTTATTCACATTTTCAAGACAACAAAACAGCCTTGATTAGAAACCTGTCGAATTATAGTTACCATTGTTCAGATTCTGACTTCCATACCTACAACACTAGTCACATCATTTATCCAACCCCTCGCAAATAATAAAACACTGTGATAAGCAATCACttgactgaaaataaaattgaaaaccgatacactaatgaaattgaaaatttttgaaataaaatgattctgaacattttgaatCGAAGAcactaaaattctaaaaataaaaccaataaCAACtgaatagaaatttgaaaaatccaaaaatataatcaaaaattgaaaataaaagcgaaaaatcTGATCGTTTAACCGACAAGACAAGATAAATTTGAGAACCCTAAAATAGAACCTAAAAAATgtggggaaaaaacgaaaatgaaataaaaaaatcgaaaaataaaaacattgagaataaaactgaaattctgAGCATAAAATGAAACACAAGTGgaatattccaaaaatgaaatcaaaaactgaaaaaaaagaatagaatcaaaagatgaaaattaaaagttactatgctgaaatagtaatttttattacaatttttttccgtgacGTATAAGAACTGAAACCTATTATAGATACATACTTATTTCATTTCTGTTTATATCATTGATATTTATCTTCCTCAATCTGACAAGTCTTAATTTACTTTGCACTGCTCGTATATTTTTTGATCGAATCAGCTATAGATATTGATTGAATCATTTatataattaaaattacttttcacAGAGTAAGATAAGGTTAGAGAGAGGTTCACAAAGCATATGCTTCAACAGAATTACGTTATAATTTCAAAAGGTTCGCTCGCATTCCTTGTACTTATAGGTAGAAAATGGACTTGCGTCTGCACCTTTTCCGCGTTTCGGTCATATTTGTCTGTGGTAAGTATTTCTGAACTTTTAATCTTTCTGTTTGTCTTATAAACCAAAGTGTTTATTACTgatgttgtcaatttttttacagtcaACTCCTCAACTTCAAGATCAATTCAAAGAAAGGGCAATGCCAAAACATTGCAACATCTGCCTGCTGGAATTGATCAGTTTGTGAAGGATATGGGCATCAATAAGCCATTCTCCAAGTTATGCAGGGCGGATATGCTCAGTCTAATTcgtcaaatttcccaaaagCATAAAGATGGATCGGTTAGTTGGACATTATCGAGTACTTACTTACTGATAAAAAACGGGGTAGGGCATTACTacactacagggtgcccagaaatatctcGAACCCCTagaaaagttttctgctaaatgtttcggttgatcacagtgaatgataataatgatagcgcatgattggttgttggactgaggtgataacattccaccaatcatatgcatctttttcacgttgccaacctatatttttaataaaaaaaaactttcttcggggttcacgatatttctgggcaccttgTAGTTATTCAGAATTTAGGTGACCTTTTTTTCGCATAATTAAGAACGTGGACAGTGAAATAATACCTAATGGTTATTTCTTcctcaacttctcgttttttttttcattttgactatCTATAGGTTGAACGCATAAAGAAATTTGTACAGGAGACACCACACAGGCCTAGTGACCCGTCTTTGATATAGTCAAGGTCGGAATGTATACAAAGtacaattctgacaaaattgaaccatgatatttttttccgaattgatgaaattaatttttttgcattatagGAAAACGGATTGCAAGATAACAAGCTCAAAAAAGAAGTTGCGGATCTACGTGAAATAGTTGAAAGCTGTAAAGCAAGAATGGCCATGACCCCAATTTGGCACAGCCGTTACAGAATTTATTAATAAGGACAAAGCAGTACTTTCGtttcaatcaaaatcaattGTTTTTGCATTCTGTTTGGAAGCTACACCGCGTAATCGATCCAAAACGGGTTTTCAAAgattgaggggaggggggaacaaaaaaaagagtacgtgcataaaaaagcacaaaccaagcacaaacgattgacaccacttTCACCCCTCTAATGCAAagtggtcgattttcatttccacAGGTCGACCAAAtgtcttttgaaaattgaggagcggggggggggagcacaaaaaaaagagtaagtgCACAAAATAACACAAACGAAGCAAAAACGATTGACACCCATACCTGAAAGTGGTCGTTCTGGGGAAATGGACCTGCTGAAGGTGAACACTAAGGCTGGGAAGACGAGTTGGCGATTTTTGAGTGCACAGCTGCGACAAGAGAAATCTCGCCAtagttataaaaaaaagaaaa contains:
- the LOC135842248 gene encoding oxysterol-binding protein-related protein 11-like isoform X1, giving the protein MMSKKKKKSSKKEKHINFEPSSASLDSHYSTRDSSISSEIMNQRFSGQLSKYTNVVKGWQYRWFSLDPNTGMLHYYLSESESSGNPRAGVHLQGALICPSDEDSHTFTVNSSSGEVYKLRATDARARQEWVNRLRSVAEHHSFNLTKYIAPQDCVEISLHSGVFVHGSHIHSPATTESFSSAKEHLAEAEQKYVKMCKAIEVLPSQGSLTCIDPHLLVLKSYSQSLITSLRDCVDILQRTFAADCGFRSVSGTSDVKQATGATFVSHIKKK
- the LOC135842248 gene encoding oxysterol-binding protein-related protein 11-like isoform X2; protein product: MAVSMVFARSKYRNVALLSGKSESESSGNPRAGVHLQGALICPSDEDSHTFTVNSSSGEVYKLRATDARARQEWVNRLRSVAEHHSFNLTKYIAPQDCVEISLHSGVFVHGSHIHSPATTESFSSAKEHLAEAEQKYVKMCKAIEVLPSQGSLTCIDPHLLVLKSYSQSLITSLRDCVDILQRTFAADCGFRSVSGTSDVKQATGATFVSHIKKK
- the LOC135843377 gene encoding uncharacterized protein LOC135843377; amino-acid sequence: MHYVLISLFADNLSKQLFVGSIIDRHFKMNLLISAGLCLFLFDVAIEAAEKNFKPLNCTERQSWGSNYYNCLIQPHDAVEAFEIGDDKTWKTLKNAKVNSFYDIKILLFDIKVGYSSKDGKYSLGALKIKAEDTFKYSTRLESLLLATRNLSFPYDVVSDPIKWDKMRNNLFNVNGLRRLEINDTGLNTQRHIWKLPASLKHLKLVNQDYTKYDLRRCTELEVLDFSNNRLFEMPLLSRPSPPLKELDLSKNPLYEFTVEDIAPLCDLRKLNVDYSGMGSRHRNCECLRLKEWVSFLKAETDGNFEFIGKFRCNNAVVNDALCRESGYTLSRAKELRKQCQNRDYSWQSILNAESKISDSGSSTAFIVSAVSVMIVLIVLSIGGAYVYVNYVRRNSDNLDAATPTSNPN